From Ignavibacteriota bacterium, the proteins below share one genomic window:
- a CDS encoding 50S ribosomal protein L28 yields the protein MARVCDICGKKPVSGNNISHAHNLTRRRWMPNLQEVRASVNGRPKRMTVCTNCLKSNKVVKAA from the coding sequence ATGGCACGAGTATGTGATATCTGCGGTAAGAAACCCGTCAGCGGGAACAACATCAGCCACGCGCATAATCTGACGCGCCGCCGCTGGATGCCAAATCTTCAGGAAGTTCGTGCGAGCGTCAACGGTCGCCCGAAGCGCATGACCGTGTGCACCAACTGCCTGAAATCCAATAAGGTCGTGAAGGCCGCCTGA
- the pgsA gene encoding CDP-diacylglycerol--glycerol-3-phosphate 3-phosphatidyltransferase yields the protein MNVPNQLTLLRIVLTPVFAWFLLSENPVFRQISLGIFIVAALTDWYDGWIARRMGYISRWGKFLDPLADKILSSAALLAYVSLGLVSGWMVWIVIIRDFLITGLRSYAEYHDRPIVTTKGAQAKTFGEFVVIYYILILYVARNTPSVYQEFGPTIDSLMDSHVLFGMMLLVTLSTVGTGIAYLFDNRTLLLEISEQFRTRRRG from the coding sequence CTGAATGTACCGAACCAGCTGACCCTCCTCAGGATCGTGCTGACGCCGGTCTTCGCCTGGTTCCTGCTTTCGGAGAATCCCGTCTTTCGCCAGATCTCGCTCGGCATCTTCATCGTTGCCGCACTCACGGACTGGTACGACGGCTGGATCGCCCGGCGCATGGGCTATATCTCCCGCTGGGGGAAGTTCCTCGACCCGCTCGCAGACAAGATCCTCTCTTCGGCCGCCCTGCTCGCCTATGTGAGCCTGGGCCTGGTCTCCGGCTGGATGGTCTGGATCGTCATCATCCGCGACTTCCTGATCACCGGCCTCCGCTCCTACGCCGAGTACCACGACCGTCCGATCGTGACCACGAAAGGGGCACAGGCCAAGACCTTCGGCGAATTCGTCGTCATCTACTATATCCTCATCCTGTACGTCGCACGCAATACACCATCCGTGTATCAGGAGTTCGGGCCGACCATCGACAGTCTGATGGATTCGCACGTACTCTTCGGCATGATGCTGCTGGTCACCCTCTCCACGGTGGGGACCGGCATCGCCTACTTGTTCGACAATAGGACACTCCTCCTTGAGATCTCCGAGCAGTTCCGCACCCGACGCCGCGGGTGA
- a CDS encoding phosphatidylglycerophosphatase A, whose product MRSPSSSAPDAAGDTPASVRIPFIHTLIATGLYSGYSPWASGTAGTAVGLLLYILIPGMSDPLTLGIVTIVAFFAGVWSSAVVAAAVGHQLTRSAELAKAKFQGGDKDGHKTADPSIVVIDEIVGMWITLLFLPKTIPVMIIGFFAFRAMDIIKPQPAKYLERIPNGWGIMLDDVAAGVYANILTWAGWWVWQVIF is encoded by the coding sequence TTGAGATCTCCGAGCAGTTCCGCACCCGACGCCGCGGGTGACACCCCGGCGTCCGTGCGTATCCCATTCATCCACACCCTGATCGCAACCGGGCTCTACTCCGGGTATAGCCCCTGGGCCTCGGGCACTGCCGGCACTGCGGTCGGCCTCCTGCTCTACATTCTGATCCCGGGGATGAGCGATCCCCTCACCCTCGGCATCGTCACGATCGTTGCCTTCTTCGCGGGCGTGTGGTCATCCGCCGTCGTCGCGGCAGCGGTCGGACACCAGCTCACACGCTCCGCCGAACTCGCCAAGGCGAAGTTCCAGGGTGGCGACAAGGACGGGCACAAAACCGCCGACCCGTCCATCGTGGTCATCGATGAGATCGTCGGCATGTGGATCACGCTGCTGTTCCTTCCGAAGACCATACCCGTCATGATCATCGGGTTCTTCGCCTTCCGGGCGATGGACATCATCAAGCCGCAGCCCGCGAAGTACCTCGAACGCATTCCGAACGGCTGGGGCATCATGCTGGACGATGTCGCGGCCGGCGTCTATGCCAATATCCTGACGTGGGCCGGGTGGTGGGTGTGGCAGGTGATCTTCTGA
- a CDS encoding competence/damage-inducible protein A: MNATILTIGDELLIGQIINTNQAWIGEQLNLVNVRVARMLTVGDDMQAILTAFTESWSRTDVVIVTGGLGPTHDDITKKAVCTFFDSDLVSNNDVRKHIEEFMRKRNRTWGPSAEEQTLVPRKAGVIWNPLGTAAGMLFADGRKRFIVLPGVPYEMKEMMTQSVVPMLAGLADGAVIRHHTLRTTGIGESDLAELLGNIDELLQGASLAFLPAPTGVKLRISVHDTDVAAAERKVAEVEARIRAKSDKYIYGTGTEELEEALGRMLLARNKTIAVAESCTGGLVLEKLTRISGSSAYVLGGAVSYSNSAKTALLGVPAALIEKFGAVSKEVAEAMADGVRKATGADIGLSVTGIAGPTGGTPEKPVGLIYTGYADASCALAVKHQFAGSRVVIRDRTSAAAMELVRRKLL, encoded by the coding sequence GTGAACGCAACGATCCTCACCATCGGCGATGAACTCCTCATCGGCCAGATCATCAACACCAATCAGGCCTGGATCGGTGAACAGCTGAACCTTGTCAATGTCCGCGTCGCGCGCATGCTGACGGTCGGCGACGATATGCAGGCCATCCTCACCGCGTTCACGGAGTCATGGTCCCGCACGGATGTGGTGATCGTGACCGGCGGCCTCGGGCCGACACATGACGACATCACGAAGAAGGCAGTGTGCACGTTCTTCGATTCCGACCTTGTCAGCAACAATGATGTGCGGAAACATATCGAAGAGTTCATGCGCAAGCGGAACAGGACGTGGGGGCCCTCCGCGGAGGAGCAGACACTCGTGCCGCGCAAGGCGGGGGTCATCTGGAATCCGCTCGGCACTGCCGCCGGGATGCTCTTCGCCGACGGGCGCAAGCGGTTCATCGTCCTCCCGGGCGTTCCGTATGAGATGAAAGAAATGATGACGCAGTCGGTCGTCCCCATGCTTGCCGGACTGGCTGATGGCGCGGTCATCCGCCACCATACGCTGCGCACCACCGGGATCGGCGAGAGCGACCTTGCGGAACTGCTCGGGAACATCGATGAGCTGCTGCAAGGGGCGAGCCTCGCCTTCCTCCCCGCTCCCACCGGCGTGAAGCTCAGGATCAGCGTCCATGACACCGATGTGGCGGCTGCCGAGAGGAAGGTTGCGGAGGTCGAGGCGCGGATCCGGGCGAAGTCCGACAAGTATATTTACGGGACCGGGACGGAAGAACTGGAAGAAGCCCTGGGCCGGATGCTGCTTGCCAGGAACAAGACCATTGCCGTCGCGGAATCCTGTACGGGCGGACTGGTCCTTGAGAAGCTCACGCGCATCAGCGGCAGTTCGGCATACGTCCTCGGCGGGGCCGTCTCCTACAGCAACAGCGCGAAGACCGCGCTGCTGGGTGTACCTGCTGCATTGATCGAGAAATTCGGCGCGGTGAGCAAGGAAGTGGCAGAGGCAATGGCCGACGGGGTACGGAAAGCAACGGGGGCCGACATCGGGCTCTCCGTGACCGGCATTGCCGGTCCGACGGGCGGCACTCCCGAAAAGCCGGTCGGACTCATCTATACAGGCTATGCCGATGCATCATGTGCACTGGCGGTGAAGCATCAGTTCGCCGGATCCCGCGTGGTCATCCGCGACAGAACCTCGGCAGCGGCCATGGAGCTGGTGCGGCGGAAGTTGTTATAA
- a CDS encoding alpha/beta fold hydrolase, translating into MRLHYRQYGSHPGPPLVILHGLFGSLNNWHSHARAFGEQRTVYTIDARNHGASPHDPDATYPAMSADLLEFFDEHHIAVAIVMGHSMGGKTAMQFAADHPERVASLIIVDMAERPYEPVHQEIFAALERVDPGSYGTREEVDRELGRTILKEPVRQFLTANIVRDESGRMKWRMNVPALKACYDQLAGRVDIPRSFTKPILFIRGARSNFITPEDEREIMANHPHAHIVTVPDAGHWVHADNPAGFRAVVSEVL; encoded by the coding sequence ATGCGATTACATTATCGTCAATACGGTTCCCATCCCGGCCCGCCCCTCGTCATTCTGCATGGCCTCTTCGGCTCGCTGAACAACTGGCATTCCCATGCCAGAGCTTTCGGTGAGCAGCGCACGGTGTACACCATCGACGCGCGCAATCACGGCGCATCACCGCATGATCCCGATGCGACGTATCCTGCCATGTCTGCCGACCTGCTGGAGTTCTTCGACGAGCATCACATCGCTGTCGCCATCGTCATGGGGCATTCGATGGGAGGGAAGACCGCCATGCAGTTCGCGGCGGATCACCCCGAACGCGTGGCGTCGCTGATCATCGTGGATATGGCGGAGCGGCCGTATGAGCCGGTGCACCAGGAGATCTTCGCAGCGCTGGAGCGCGTCGACCCTGGTTCGTATGGTACGCGGGAGGAAGTGGATCGGGAGCTGGGGAGGACGATCCTGAAGGAGCCGGTGCGGCAGTTCCTGACCGCGAACATCGTCCGCGATGAGAGCGGCCGTATGAAGTGGCGGATGAACGTGCCCGCGCTGAAGGCGTGCTACGACCAGCTTGCCGGACGGGTGGATATTCCGCGGTCGTTCACGAAGCCCATTCTTTTCATCCGCGGTGCCCGCTCGAACTTCATCACCCCTGAAGATGAGCGCGAGATCATGGCGAACCACCCTCACGCGCACATCGTCACCGTGCCTGATGCGGGTCACTGGGTGCACGCGGACAATCCCGCAGGATTCCGGGCCGTGGTGAGTGAGGTGTTATAA